Proteins encoded within one genomic window of Dyadobacter chenhuakuii:
- a CDS encoding cytochrome-c peroxidase, giving the protein MKKFVLAICAGIAVFTFQLCKPEQKPHEIVYQHFVTDLDSLISMNDAFLEKVKAKPGQKALQNDFLKIRLQYKKTEAFAEYFFPTTVRMINGAPLDEIEDEENAVFEPGGLQVIEELIYTDEPVDQEELVRHSRKMQVNVKRIKMLWKDIVITDSHVLDALRLEMFRLISLGISGFDTPASGNALAESEVVLTSFQHYAQPYKSTLPQFSALDKQAEEAIAFLKKGANFNDFDRAAFITDHINPLCNTLHQNQESAGIPFMNDRKLLSGKAATIFDKNAFNPEALLSDARFSATADRVALGKTLFYDSRISGDGKTNCGSCHQPGKAYADGLKTSKGFDNKFVSRNAPSIMYASLQQALFYDLRAPSLEDQAADVIHNKLEMHGSMEDVAKLVATDEHYKHDFKKAYPDLEVIKPVHIQNALAAFVRSLNPFNSPFDKYMRGDKKALTDDQVAGFNVFMGKAKCGTCHFVPLFNGTVPPDFQRTESEVLGVTTDAKWKNAKLDNDPGRGVHDQFPQWKNAFKTSTLRNIAKTAPYMHNGAFTTLQEVMEFYNEGGGAGLGLDVPNQTLAADKLNLTQPEIASVISFMEALTDDVE; this is encoded by the coding sequence ATGAAAAAATTTGTCCTGGCCATTTGTGCAGGCATCGCCGTTTTCACATTCCAGTTATGCAAGCCGGAACAGAAGCCGCATGAAATTGTATATCAACATTTTGTCACCGACCTGGACTCGCTGATTTCAATGAATGATGCGTTTCTGGAAAAAGTGAAGGCAAAACCGGGGCAAAAAGCATTGCAAAACGACTTTCTCAAAATCCGTCTTCAATACAAAAAAACAGAGGCTTTTGCCGAATATTTCTTTCCTACCACAGTCAGAATGATCAATGGTGCGCCGCTGGATGAGATTGAGGATGAGGAGAATGCAGTTTTCGAGCCGGGTGGCTTGCAGGTGATTGAAGAGCTGATTTATACGGATGAACCTGTGGATCAGGAAGAACTGGTGCGACATTCGCGCAAGATGCAGGTCAATGTGAAGCGGATTAAAATGCTTTGGAAAGACATTGTGATCACAGATTCGCATGTTCTGGATGCATTAAGGCTGGAAATGTTCCGGCTGATCAGTCTGGGAATTTCCGGATTCGACACGCCGGCTTCGGGCAATGCGTTGGCGGAGAGCGAAGTTGTTTTAACATCATTTCAACATTATGCACAACCTTACAAAAGCACATTACCCCAGTTTTCGGCGCTGGATAAGCAGGCTGAGGAGGCTATTGCTTTCTTGAAAAAGGGTGCAAATTTCAACGACTTCGATCGCGCTGCATTCATTACTGACCACATTAATCCGCTTTGCAACACCTTGCACCAGAACCAAGAATCGGCTGGCATCCCGTTCATGAACGACCGCAAGCTTTTGAGCGGTAAGGCGGCTACAATTTTTGATAAGAATGCATTCAATCCCGAGGCATTGCTGTCGGACGCCAGGTTCAGCGCAACGGCGGACCGGGTTGCGTTGGGAAAAACATTGTTTTACGATAGCCGGATTTCGGGCGACGGCAAAACAAACTGCGGCTCCTGCCATCAGCCTGGAAAGGCTTATGCCGATGGGTTGAAAACGAGCAAAGGTTTTGATAATAAGTTTGTTAGCCGTAATGCGCCGAGCATTATGTATGCATCATTACAGCAGGCATTATTTTACGATCTGCGTGCGCCTTCGCTGGAAGATCAGGCGGCGGATGTGATCCATAATAAGCTCGAAATGCACGGTTCAATGGAAGATGTGGCTAAATTGGTGGCGACGGACGAACATTACAAGCACGATTTCAAGAAAGCTTACCCGGATCTGGAAGTGATCAAACCCGTTCATATCCAGAATGCACTGGCGGCTTTTGTGCGTTCATTAAACCCGTTCAATTCGCCGTTTGATAAATACATGCGGGGTGATAAAAAGGCGCTTACGGATGATCAGGTGGCGGGTTTCAATGTTTTTATGGGCAAAGCCAAATGCGGGACCTGTCACTTTGTGCCATTATTCAACGGAACCGTTCCGCCCGATTTCCAGCGCACGGAATCCGAAGTTTTGGGTGTGACCACGGATGCGAAATGGAAAAATGCGAAGCTGGACAATGATCCGGGCAGGGGCGTGCACGACCAGTTTCCGCAGTGGAAAAATGCATTTAAAACCAGCACCTTGAGAAATATCGCCAAAACGGCTCCCTATATGCACAACGGCGCTTTTACAACATTGCAGGAAGTGATGGAGTTTTACAACGAAGGCGGCGGGGCAGGACTGGGGCTGGATGTCCCTAATCAGACACTGGCGGCCGATAAATTGAACCTGACGCAGCCCGAAATAGCCAGCGTTATCTCTTTTATGGAGGCCCTTACCGACGATGTGGAATGA
- a CDS encoding ATP-binding cassette domain-containing protein produces the protein MALVSLLGVSARKFNTTVLSDIDWNVEPGQHWAIIGPNGSGKTILLDVIAGKWPVVKGKISYNLQTQLRQAIELVSNDYSFNRIVSAGAEYYQQRFHAYESERAPSVRAILTDQLKPVGTVNENSVQLAPATVSDEELNNVASLLSITHLLDHPFVTLSNGETRRMLLAKSLLKKPEILILDNAFSGLDVHSREVLRNALTELAQSGVTIIMATTATEIPPCITHVLELKEGQITAQRDIRDYKTASATHIHNPKPDPEKLAHFGLPQHIDFNYAIDMRDIHVRYHDQLILDHVNWKIAKGEKWALSGPNGSGKSTLLSIITADNPQRFANDYDLFDQKRGGAGASIWDIKQKIGHVSPELHLYFPKETSVFKTIASGFFDATGVFFKKLTEQQIERVHEVAALLHVDHLIEKKFSELSKGQQRMVLLARALVKNPPLLILDEPCQGLDADAIEYFKAVVDAICDTPERTLIYVSHYPNEIPSCVTKTLRLEKGKVLE, from the coding sequence ATGGCACTTGTTTCTCTTTTGGGCGTTTCTGCCCGCAAATTCAATACTACTGTTTTATCTGATATCGACTGGAATGTAGAACCGGGACAGCATTGGGCAATTATCGGCCCGAATGGCTCCGGGAAGACGATTCTGCTGGACGTTATTGCGGGTAAGTGGCCTGTTGTGAAGGGGAAAATCAGCTATAATTTGCAAACTCAACTGCGGCAGGCGATTGAGCTTGTTTCTAATGATTATTCGTTCAACCGCATTGTAAGTGCCGGGGCGGAATACTATCAGCAGCGCTTTCACGCTTACGAAAGCGAGCGCGCGCCATCGGTAAGGGCCATTTTGACGGACCAGTTGAAACCCGTCGGAACGGTGAATGAAAACTCGGTGCAGCTGGCTCCGGCCACGGTCAGTGATGAAGAACTCAACAATGTTGCTTCGCTCCTATCGATCACGCATTTGCTTGATCACCCATTTGTTACACTATCAAATGGAGAAACAAGGCGGATGCTTTTGGCTAAATCACTTTTAAAAAAGCCTGAGATACTAATCCTCGACAATGCATTCAGCGGCCTTGATGTGCATTCGAGGGAAGTGCTGCGCAATGCGCTGACGGAACTGGCGCAATCCGGCGTAACGATCATTATGGCAACCACTGCCACAGAGATTCCGCCTTGCATTACGCACGTGCTGGAACTAAAAGAAGGCCAAATTACAGCTCAACGCGACATAAGAGATTATAAAACAGCTTCCGCAACGCACATTCACAACCCAAAGCCCGACCCGGAAAAGCTGGCTCATTTCGGTCTGCCACAGCACATTGACTTCAACTATGCTATTGATATGCGCGACATTCACGTTCGCTATCACGATCAGCTTATTCTCGATCATGTAAACTGGAAAATTGCAAAAGGTGAAAAATGGGCGCTTTCTGGTCCTAATGGCTCGGGAAAATCGACATTGCTCAGCATTATCACCGCCGATAACCCGCAGCGGTTTGCCAATGATTATGATTTGTTTGATCAAAAAAGAGGAGGCGCTGGCGCTTCGATCTGGGACATTAAGCAGAAAATCGGGCACGTTTCCCCAGAGTTGCACCTTTATTTTCCAAAAGAAACGAGTGTTTTCAAAACCATAGCTTCCGGCTTTTTCGATGCGACAGGCGTATTTTTCAAAAAATTAACCGAACAGCAAATCGAACGCGTGCATGAAGTGGCGGCGCTTTTGCATGTGGATCATTTGATTGAGAAAAAGTTTTCAGAACTCTCCAAAGGACAGCAGCGTATGGTTCTGCTGGCGCGGGCTTTGGTCAAAAATCCGCCTTTACTGATCCTGGACGAACCTTGCCAAGGTTTGGACGCGGATGCGATCGAATATTTCAAAGCCGTGGTCGATGCGATTTGCGACACGCCGGAGCGGACATTGATTTACGTTTCGCATTATCCCAACGAAATCCCGAGCTGCGTTACCAAAACATTACGGCTCGAAAAAGGGAAAGTTTTGGAATGA
- a CDS encoding type 1 glutamine amidotransferase domain-containing protein, translating into MEQSLNSIKVAILVADGFEQVEMTCPRKVLNQKGATTHLISPNKNNVRGWSHLDWGEKHDVDVPLTLARADYYDALLLPGGVLGMNALRMNSRAVEFVKSFFASGKPVAAIGHGPQILIDADVVLGRIITSYGSIRQDLENAGARWVDQDVVTDNGLITSRTSDDMSAFAGALTKQLNLEVFQ; encoded by the coding sequence GTGGAACAGTCATTAAATTCTATCAAAGTTGCTATTCTGGTGGCGGATGGATTTGAGCAGGTAGAAATGACCTGCCCCAGAAAAGTCCTAAATCAAAAAGGAGCAACCACTCATCTTATTTCCCCTAATAAAAACAATGTCAGGGGATGGAGTCATCTTGACTGGGGTGAAAAACACGATGTGGATGTGCCGCTTACGCTGGCGCGTGCCGATTACTATGACGCATTGTTATTGCCAGGCGGTGTTTTGGGAATGAATGCGCTTCGAATGAACAGCCGGGCTGTCGAATTTGTGAAGTCTTTCTTTGCATCGGGCAAGCCAGTTGCTGCTATTGGTCATGGGCCGCAAATCCTGATCGATGCCGATGTAGTTTTAGGACGCATTATTACTTCCTACGGCTCCATCCGTCAAGACCTGGAAAATGCAGGCGCAAGATGGGTGGACCAAGATGTTGTAACCGATAACGGACTGATCACCAGCCGCACATCAGACGACATGTCTGCTTTTGCAGGTGCATTGACTAAACAGCTTAATCTTGAAGTTTTTCAATAA